A genomic segment from Salvia splendens isolate huo1 chromosome 13, SspV2, whole genome shotgun sequence encodes:
- the LOC121762288 gene encoding rab3 GTPase-activating protein catalytic subunit-like isoform X5, with amino-acid sequence MKSADNSKGIMEDNNEEEEFEHFDDFTLASSWERFISEIEAVCRQWFADGPKNLLAKGAVQVNQLKDLYKIKSEFKYATKSYCMEYYFATVDDGKTLDWDHALHDLQLSFGVKEFVVIAPQSASGVVLDAPEASKLLSAVAIALSNCSCLWPAFVPVHDSSRKAYIGIQNMGTVFTRRFEADRIASQVPVKLMHLEGLYELFVSKFAYTAVDWSMNHFEVHFKMKLTYRTPIHDDEDEIHDPDADITGSSENPEVENHGKAQWDDNFPWSKWYSAEDPVNGFELLAIWLEITAESSLDMAELENASPVEADKWFLSPCLSEYLSGVSGGSTIGFASQLHLLVKALEMSSEAKFIEDFISGSEALKSSAVVPPQTVLDRVLKDLFHEAVETEMNSSPTEHKNSRSIKGAPQESPFAQFCLHALWFGNCSIRAISVLWIEFVREVRWCWEESQSLPRMPSSGPIDLSTCLINQKLHMLAVCIDQKHREAEGQFVDANDTMTTQEDLQSPTHNSSSRGASKEGSDRKDKSNVAKSMMLLKSHKIMHAPITLEPPPMTEDMHEERLKAAVALGDSYSFSAQLETEILASDMSAFKAANPDAVFEDFIRWHSPRDWENDENEENGASESSSWPPRGKLSERMSDPGNSWRKIWNETPAVPASEQKPLWDPNREGEKVLHYLETLRPYQLLEEMVCAAFRAAADTLNRTSFGDLKQMNIKIEQLYITIASVLRIFLEYGH; translated from the exons ATGAAGTCAGCCGACAATTCAAAAGGCATCATGGAGGACAACAATGAAGAAGAGGAG TTTGAGCATTTTGATGATTTTACACTTGCCTCGTCATGGGAAAG GTTCATTTCTGAGATAGAGGCCGTCTGTCGACAGTGGTTCGCTGATGGCCCAAAGAACCTATTG GCAAAGGGTGCTGTTCAGGTGAATCAGCTAAAAGATTTGTACAAGATCAAATCTGAATTCAAATATGCTACGAAAAGTTATTgcatggagtactattttgcaACAGTTGATGATG GTAAAACCCTTGATTGGGATCATGCATTGCACGATCTGCAGctttcatttggggtgaaggaGTTTgtg GTGATTGCCCCGCAAAGTGCAAGTGGTGTAGTTCTTGATGCACCAGAGGCAAGCAAACTTTTGAGTGCAGTTGCGATTGCTTTGTCCAACTGTTCATG CCTATGGCCTGCGTTTGTTCCTGTTCATGACTCTTCGCGAAAAGCATATATTGGTATTCAAAATATGGGAACCGTTTTCACTAGAAGGTTTGAAGCTGACCGCATTGCCAGCCAGGTTCCAGTAAAGCTTATGCATTTAGAAGGACTGTACGAACTGTTTGTATCCAAATTT GCCTATACTGCTGTGGACTGGTCTATGAATCATTTTGAAGTCCATTTTAAGATGAAGCTAACCTACAGAACTCCCATCCATGATGATGAGGATGAAATTCATGATCCTGATGCTGACATCACAGGATCCAGTGAAAATCCTGAGGTTGAGAATCATGGGAAAGCTCAATGGGATGACAATTTTCCTTGGAGCAAGTGGTACTCTGCAGAGGACCCAGTAAACG GATTTGAGCTGCTTGCCATATGGTTAGAGATAACAGCTGAAAGTTCTCTGGATATGGCTGAACTAGAGAATGCCTCACCAGTAGAAGCTGATAAGTGGTTCTTAAGTCCTTGCCTATCTGAGTATCT CAGTGGCGTTTCTGGTGGAAGCACTATTGGATTTGCGTCCCAGCTGCACCTTCTAGTTAAGGCACTGGAAATGTCATCAGAGGCCAAGTTCATTGAGGATTTTATATCAG GTTCTGAAGCTTTGAAGTCTTCAGCAGTTGTACCTCCACAGACAGTTCTTGATCGTGTGCTAAAAGATCTCTTTCATGAGG CTGTGGAAACAGAGATGAATTCCTCTCCAACTGAGCATAAAAAttctcgatccattaaaggcgCTCCGCAGGAATCACCCTTTGCACAGTTCTGTTTACATGCTCTTTGGTTTGGGAACTGTAGTATACGGG CAATTTCTGTACTCTGGATAGAGTTCGTTCGCGAGGTTCGCTGGTGTTGGGAAGAATCACAATCACTACCAAGAATGCCATCCAGTGGCCCAATCGACCTGTCCACTTGTTTGATTAACCAGAAACTGCACATG CTTGCTGTGTGCATTGATCAAAAGCATAGAGAGGCAGAAGGGCAATTTGTTGATGCGAATGACACTATGACTACCCAG GAAGATCTTCAGAGTCCAACACACAATTCTTCTTCTCGCGGAGCTAGTAAAGAAGGTTCTGACAGGAAAGACAAAAG CAATGTGGCAAAGTCGATGATGCTCTTAAAGTCGCACAAGATTATGCATGCTCCGATCACCCTG GAACCACCTCCAATGACAGAAGACATGCACGAAGAACGTCTGAAAGCTGCTGTAGCCTTGGGTGATTCATAT AGCTTCTCTGCTCAACTCGAAACAGAAATTTTGGCCTCAG ATATGTCTGCTTTCAAGGCTGCAAATCCAGATGCTGTATTCGAAGATTTTATCCGATGGCACTCACCACGGGACTGGGAAAACGATGAAAATGAGGAAAATGGAGCATCTGAGTCCAGTTCATGGCCTCCTCGTGGAAAACTTTCCGAGAGAATGTCTGATCCGGGGAACTCGTGGAGAAAGATCTGGAACGAAACCCCTGCCGTGCCTGCTTCTGAACAGAAACCACTTTGGGACCCGAATAGAGAAGGAGAAAAG GTTCTTCATTACCTGGAGACTCTAAGACCATACCAACTGCTGGAAGAAATGGTCTGTGCTGCCTTCAGAGCAGCAGCCGACACTCTTAACCGGACCTCGTTCGGTGATTTAAAGCAGATGAACATAAAAATAGAACAGTTATACATAACCATTGCATCAGTTCTCAGAATTTTCCTAG AATACGGCCACTGA